The following are encoded together in the Candidatus Methylomirabilis oxygeniifera genome:
- the Mod gene encoding Adenine specific DNA methylase Mod, which yields MAQLQFKGKTFVQNHHLLVKYHELVPVKAKSLTDKVTLHDNLIIYGDNLKALKALLPLYAGKIDCIYIDPPYNTGNEKWAYNDSVNSPMMQDWLGKVVDREDLTRHDKWLCMMMPRLKILKDLLKSEGVIMVSIDDNEAHHFRCLMDEVFGEENFIAQLVCEKGRKNDAKLFSVGHEYILIYARSMDTLKQRKTIWREDKPGAKEIQDEYLRLRALHGSDSNAIQEGLRDFYKQLPKNHPSKKHSRYGNVDDNGVWRDDNMSWPGGGGPSYDVIHPKTRKPCVVPEGGWRYATIEKMNEMIAAGVVVFREDHTEPPIRKTYLVRSLSPESNGNGEEEDASDIGIQVAGSYFYRSALQATNVLVSIFGKKVFENPKDHEVLARLIRYVTQGNQRALVLDSFAGTGTTGHAVLALNESDKGSRRFILVECEDYADSITAERVRRVIKGVPISKDEALRKGLGGSFSFFKLGKAIELESILDGNGLPTYEELARYVFYTATGEEFDERAINEKRRFIGESRNYQVFLFYEPDVAKLKNLALTLDMAKSLPPLKKDKRRLVFAPTKYLDQEHLDQFRIDFAQLPYEIYELTR from the coding sequence ATGGCGCAACTACAGTTTAAGGGCAAAACGTTCGTGCAGAATCATCATTTGCTAGTGAAGTATCACGAACTTGTCCCGGTCAAGGCCAAGAGCCTGACGGACAAGGTGACTCTGCATGACAACCTGATTATCTACGGCGATAACCTTAAGGCACTGAAGGCGCTCCTTCCGCTTTACGCCGGGAAGATCGACTGTATCTACATTGATCCCCCGTACAACACGGGCAATGAAAAGTGGGCCTATAATGACAGCGTTAATTCGCCCATGATGCAGGACTGGCTGGGCAAGGTCGTTGACCGAGAGGACCTGACCCGACATGACAAGTGGCTCTGCATGATGATGCCCCGGCTGAAGATTCTTAAAGACCTACTGAAGAGCGAAGGTGTCATTATGGTTTCGATTGACGACAACGAGGCGCACCATTTTCGTTGTCTCATGGACGAGGTTTTCGGCGAGGAGAATTTCATTGCCCAATTGGTCTGCGAGAAGGGCCGAAAAAACGATGCCAAACTGTTTTCCGTGGGCCATGAGTACATCCTGATTTATGCCCGGTCGATGGACACGCTTAAACAGCGCAAAACCATTTGGCGCGAAGACAAGCCGGGCGCGAAAGAGATTCAGGACGAATACCTTCGCCTTCGTGCGCTACATGGCAGCGACAGCAATGCTATTCAGGAAGGATTACGTGACTTCTACAAACAACTCCCCAAGAACCACCCATCGAAGAAGCATTCGCGGTACGGAAATGTCGATGATAATGGCGTGTGGCGTGATGACAATATGTCATGGCCGGGCGGCGGCGGTCCTTCTTACGATGTAATCCATCCCAAGACACGCAAACCTTGTGTGGTGCCGGAAGGTGGCTGGCGATATGCCACGATTGAGAAGATGAATGAGATGATTGCCGCTGGCGTTGTCGTCTTCCGCGAGGATCACACAGAACCACCCATTCGGAAAACGTATCTCGTGCGCTCTTTGTCTCCTGAGAGTAACGGAAATGGCGAAGAAGAGGACGCATCGGATATCGGCATCCAGGTTGCGGGGAGTTACTTTTACAGGAGCGCTTTGCAGGCAACAAACGTGCTTGTCAGCATTTTCGGCAAGAAAGTGTTCGAGAATCCCAAAGACCATGAGGTTCTTGCTCGTCTGATTCGATATGTCACTCAAGGAAACCAACGCGCCCTTGTTCTTGACTCCTTCGCTGGCACTGGCACTACCGGCCACGCCGTCCTTGCTTTGAATGAGTCCGACAAGGGCTCTCGCCGCTTCATTCTGGTTGAGTGCGAAGACTATGCGGATTCCATTACAGCGGAGCGTGTTCGGCGCGTAATCAAGGGTGTGCCGATATCGAAGGACGAGGCTCTGAGAAAGGGCCTCGGCGGTTCGTTCAGCTTCTTCAAGCTCGGCAAGGCCATCGAACTTGAAAGCATCCTCGATGGCAACGGCTTGCCGACCTACGAAGAACTTGCCCGTTACGTTTTCTACACGGCGACCGGCGAGGAATTCGACGAGAGGGCAATTAACGAAAAGAGGCGCTTCATCGGCGAGAGTCGGAATTACCAGGTTTTCCTTTTCTATGAGCCCGACGTTGCGAAGTTGAAAAATTTGGCATTGACGCTGGACATGGCGAAGAGTCTGCCGCCCCTAAAGAAGGACAAACGTCGGCTGGTCTTCGCACCGACCAAGTATCTGGACCAAGAACACCTTGACCAGTTTCGGATTGATTTTGCGCAGTTGCCCTATGAGATTTACGAACTCACGCGGTGA
- a CDS encoding conserved protein of unknown function (Evidence 4 : Homologs of previously reported genes of unknown function) — protein sequence MRMQMRRFTRLTNAFSKSLRNLKDALALHFAHYNFVRIHGSLRVTPAMAAGVASRIWALEELL from the coding sequence ATGCGGATGCAGATGCGGCGGTTCACAAGACTGACGAATGCGTTTTCAAAGTCCCTGCGAAATCTCAAGGATGCGTTAGCCTTGCATTTTGCCCACTACAATTTTGTGCGGATTCATGGGAGCCTGCGGGTGACGCCAGCGATGGCGGCAGGGGTGGCTAGTAGAATATGGGCTTTGGAGGAGTTGCTGTAA
- the pyrF gene encoding Orotidine 5'-phosphate decarboxylase (OMP decarboxylase) (OMPDCase) (OMPdecase) (Evidence 2a : Function of homologous gene experimentally demonstrated in an other organism; PubMedId : 10972799, 11251836; Product type e : enzyme), whose translation MSVKLASPPLSTESDTAHKEVYRSNKVNMHIKANERLILALDVPLGRPHGLIELSDARALVEQLDGVVSFFKIGWPLYMAGGQALIPELVNKGKRVFLDLKFGDIPETIKRLVLVARDHGVSFITVNTSFDAVRAAVAVRGESDLKILTVTVLTSLADADLREMGVDTDVETLALYKAKKASEFCDGVIASGKEAALIRQNVRKDFLIVTPGIRPVGRAHDDHKRATTPTEAISAGADYLVVGRPITQAENPRNAAAKIITEMQDAFDALAKP comes from the coding sequence ATGAGTGTCAAATTAGCGTCTCCCCCATTATCCACCGAATCCGATACGGCACACAAAGAGGTCTACCGTTCCAACAAGGTCAACATGCATATCAAAGCCAACGAGCGTTTGATCCTCGCCCTCGATGTTCCACTAGGAAGGCCGCATGGGTTAATTGAACTGTCCGATGCTCGTGCGCTCGTGGAGCAATTAGACGGTGTCGTGTCATTCTTCAAGATCGGCTGGCCGCTCTATATGGCTGGAGGGCAGGCGCTTATTCCAGAGCTCGTTAATAAAGGCAAACGGGTCTTCTTGGATCTGAAGTTCGGTGACATTCCTGAAACGATCAAGAGACTCGTGCTTGTAGCTAGAGATCATGGCGTCAGTTTTATTACAGTGAACACCAGCTTTGATGCCGTGCGGGCTGCCGTGGCAGTGCGAGGCGAATCCGATCTGAAGATTCTGACGGTAACTGTTCTCACAAGCCTAGCAGATGCGGACTTGCGGGAAATGGGCGTTGATACCGATGTTGAGACGTTGGCTCTATACAAAGCCAAGAAGGCGAGTGAATTTTGTGATGGCGTCATTGCTTCTGGAAAGGAAGCTGCGCTCATTCGTCAGAACGTACGCAAGGATTTCTTAATTGTGACGCCCGGCATTCGGCCTGTTGGGCGTGCACACGACGATCACAAAAGGGCGACAACGCCAACTGAAGCAATCAGTGCAGGGGCCGACTACTTGGTCGTTGGACGACCCATTACGCAAGCTGAGAATCCCCGGAATGCCGCCGCTAAGATCATCACAGAGATGCAAGACGCCTTCGATGCTCTCGCCAAGCCGTGA
- a CDS encoding Hydrogenase, large subunit-like protein (HycE-like), giving the protein MPDLNGVARQLRATALKLTDLRVYPPREVRVNIERDELPPFADYVRDRFCAKPELIVAEDTRAERGAFTLRYLFELEGVDLFIVASAAVLENDRRFPSLATRWYLASRFEREMHDLFGLLPTGHPDLRRLPLHQFWPAAYHPLLKDAPSPPAFADDGTPFPFRRVEGEGIHEITVGPVHAGIIEPGHFRFSVEGETIVNLESRLYFVHKGIERLFETVPLIRGVELAERISGDSSVAHALAFCQALESLTALQIPPRAAYLRVALLELERLYNHIADVGAICTDTGFAVANTHAMRIREDILRLNARLAGHRLLRGTLIAGGVRCDFTAEQIADARETVRRAVSDFDEVVEIALNNGLVLDRLHGTGHLSNQTARELQVVGPAARASGIDRDARRDHPFAAYADLPPHVPVYSEGDVWARLMVRVEEAREAAHLIMRALGEIPEGKVSAPLPALPAGASGFGLVEGWRGPIWHWLVAGEQNRLTRAKIKDPSFANWPALHYAILKNIVPDFPLVNKSFNLSYAGNDL; this is encoded by the coding sequence ATGCCTGATCTGAACGGTGTCGCCCGGCAGCTTCGCGCGACGGCGCTGAAGCTGACCGACCTTCGGGTGTACCCTCCGCGGGAGGTGCGAGTCAACATCGAACGGGATGAGCTACCTCCGTTTGCCGATTATGTGCGTGACAGGTTTTGCGCGAAGCCTGAACTGATCGTGGCGGAGGATACACGCGCAGAGCGCGGGGCCTTTACGTTGCGCTACCTCTTCGAACTCGAAGGCGTGGATCTGTTCATCGTCGCGTCGGCGGCAGTCCTGGAGAACGACCGTCGATTTCCGTCGCTTGCAACGCGCTGGTATCTGGCCAGTCGCTTCGAGCGCGAGATGCATGATCTGTTCGGCCTTCTACCGACCGGTCACCCCGACCTGCGTCGTCTGCCGTTGCATCAGTTCTGGCCCGCAGCCTATCACCCGCTGCTGAAGGACGCCCCATCGCCCCCTGCATTTGCGGATGATGGTACGCCCTTCCCGTTTCGCCGCGTGGAGGGCGAGGGGATCCATGAGATCACCGTCGGCCCGGTGCATGCAGGCATTATCGAGCCGGGCCATTTCCGGTTCAGTGTCGAGGGCGAGACCATCGTGAATCTCGAGTCCCGGCTCTATTTCGTGCACAAGGGGATCGAGCGGCTCTTTGAGACAGTCCCGCTCATCCGCGGGGTGGAGCTGGCTGAACGGATTTCCGGCGACAGCAGCGTGGCGCACGCGCTCGCGTTCTGCCAGGCGCTCGAATCGCTGACGGCGCTACAGATCCCGCCTCGCGCGGCCTACCTGCGTGTGGCGCTGCTTGAATTGGAACGGCTCTACAATCACATCGCGGATGTCGGCGCGATCTGCACGGATACCGGCTTTGCGGTCGCAAATACGCATGCCATGAGGATTCGTGAAGATATACTGCGTCTGAATGCCCGATTAGCCGGCCATCGTCTGCTTCGCGGAACGCTGATCGCGGGCGGTGTGAGGTGTGACTTCACGGCAGAGCAGATCGCCGATGCGCGGGAGACGGTGAGGCGCGCAGTCAGTGACTTCGACGAGGTGGTGGAGATCGCGCTGAATAACGGTCTGGTGCTGGACCGCCTGCACGGGACAGGGCACCTGTCGAATCAGACCGCGCGCGAGCTGCAGGTCGTCGGGCCGGCGGCGCGCGCCAGCGGGATCGATCGGGATGCCAGACGGGATCATCCCTTTGCCGCGTATGCGGATCTGCCGCCGCATGTGCCGGTGTACAGTGAAGGCGATGTCTGGGCGCGACTGATGGTGCGGGTAGAGGAGGCGCGCGAGGCCGCTCATCTGATCATGCGCGCATTGGGCGAGATCCCCGAGGGTAAGGTCTCGGCGCCGCTCCCGGCATTGCCGGCGGGCGCGAGCGGGTTCGGTCTGGTTGAGGGGTGGCGCGGGCCGATCTGGCACTGGCTTGTCGCCGGCGAGCAGAATCGGCTTACGCGCGCGAAGATCAAAGATCCGTCATTCGCCAACTGGCCGGCGCTTCATTACGCCATCCTGAAAAACATCGTGCCGGATTTTCCGCTCGTCAATAAAAGCTTCAACCTGTCGTACGCGGGCAACGATTTGTAG
- a CDS encoding conserved protein of unknown function (Evidence 4 : Homologs of previously reported genes of unknown function), which translates to MRLKEYQQRALAGIRSYLELLADLKKKAEGITDPDMAFDFAAKAWEKAKLPRRYLPHKNGLGQALPTFCLKLPTGGGKTLLAVKTIDLVNTIYRKRQTGLVLWIVPTTQIYRQTIQCLKDRDHPYRQHLDLASGGHTLILEKTDHFAPLDVQENLIVLMLMLPSANRKTKETLKVFKDSGGFQDFFPPEDDIIAQEATLTRFPNLDTYEKQSGFWGRQIKTSLGNTLRTLSPVIILDEGHKAYSDGAQETLRGFNPCLVAELSATPVQSNILVDIAGRELHHEEMIKLDLHVVNKASPDWKDTLLAGVNKRNVLEEKAKEYEANTGIYIRPICLIQVERTGKNQEGGRYIHSEQVREHLTKVMGVPAEQIAVKTSEKDELKEVDDIGGLLGRDCKIRYIITKQALQEGWDCSFAYVLAILTNPSSQNALTQLVGRILRQPYARKTQVRDLDESYVFCFQQRANALLESIRDGFAQEGLGDLRGHIATEDEYGGMPGDGMDQLFDMRERFKMAAGRAILPVFMVRNSHGWRPVNYDMDIAARIPWDEVTLTPVLQLTLSEYEEKDVEIGVTLTDDRHRVIEARGIHDLREGGIRVDPVFMTRQIGDVVPNPWQAHEFAQQVLNHFRKIGGKLDTERLIANNFVFLIEELRKQLEAEKDRLAERVFCSMLEKDELRFLIIGNNLDWSFPKSIAIKPTSKRLTREKGGQLEFSLYEAVPEDDFNETEKAVAWYLENQHRLFFWFRNRARHDYSIQGWREHRIYPDFIFTATDRTTHTDYERVYVVETKGLHLKDNAKTNYIRKVFDICTRQAKSRNWNELGLEMKDKVLRFEVLDEDEWEAKLNEVLLE; encoded by the coding sequence ATGCGACTGAAGGAATACCAGCAAAGAGCGTTAGCCGGGATTAGGAGTTACCTTGAACTTCTGGCCGATCTGAAGAAGAAGGCCGAAGGCATAACTGATCCCGACATGGCCTTTGACTTTGCGGCGAAGGCATGGGAGAAGGCTAAACTTCCGCGCCGGTATCTGCCGCACAAAAATGGACTAGGCCAGGCATTACCGACATTCTGTCTTAAACTTCCGACCGGGGGTGGCAAAACGCTGCTGGCGGTCAAGACGATTGACCTCGTGAATACGATCTACCGGAAACGCCAGACGGGGCTTGTGCTCTGGATTGTCCCGACAACACAGATTTACCGCCAGACGATTCAGTGCCTGAAAGACCGGGATCACCCGTACCGCCAACATCTGGACCTGGCAAGCGGTGGGCACACGCTGATTCTCGAAAAGACGGACCACTTTGCCCCGCTGGATGTGCAGGAAAATCTTATCGTACTGATGCTCATGCTTCCATCGGCCAACCGGAAGACGAAAGAGACCTTGAAGGTCTTCAAGGACAGCGGCGGTTTTCAGGACTTTTTTCCGCCAGAGGATGACATCATCGCGCAAGAGGCCACGCTCACACGCTTCCCAAATCTGGACACCTACGAGAAGCAAAGCGGCTTTTGGGGTCGGCAAATCAAAACGTCATTGGGGAACACTCTCAGAACACTTTCGCCGGTTATTATACTCGACGAAGGGCACAAGGCTTACAGTGATGGGGCACAGGAGACCTTGCGCGGGTTTAATCCTTGCCTAGTTGCCGAACTTTCGGCGACGCCGGTTCAAAGCAATATCCTCGTGGACATCGCAGGCCGAGAATTGCACCATGAGGAAATGATCAAGTTGGATCTCCACGTCGTAAACAAGGCAAGCCCGGACTGGAAAGACACCCTGCTTGCCGGAGTGAACAAGCGGAACGTGCTGGAGGAAAAGGCCAAGGAATACGAGGCGAACACGGGCATATACATCCGCCCGATCTGCCTGATTCAAGTGGAGCGCACAGGGAAGAATCAAGAGGGCGGACGGTACATTCATTCGGAGCAAGTCCGGGAACATTTGACGAAGGTTATGGGCGTCCCGGCGGAACAGATCGCGGTCAAAACGAGCGAAAAGGATGAACTCAAGGAAGTTGACGATATAGGCGGGCTGCTCGGTCGGGACTGCAAAATCCGCTACATCATCACCAAGCAGGCCCTTCAAGAGGGTTGGGACTGCTCGTTCGCTTACGTGCTCGCGATTCTGACGAATCCATCCTCACAGAACGCCTTGACCCAGCTTGTCGGTCGTATTCTGAGACAACCCTACGCGCGAAAGACCCAAGTCCGGGATCTCGACGAAAGCTATGTGTTTTGCTTTCAGCAACGCGCCAATGCATTGTTGGAAAGCATTCGTGACGGCTTTGCCCAGGAAGGTTTGGGCGATTTGCGCGGACATATCGCCACAGAAGACGAATACGGCGGTATGCCCGGCGACGGCATGGACCAGCTTTTCGACATGCGCGAACGCTTCAAGATGGCTGCCGGTCGAGCGATTCTCCCAGTTTTCATGGTCAGGAACAGCCACGGCTGGAGGCCCGTCAACTACGACATGGATATTGCGGCTCGGATTCCGTGGGATGAAGTGACGTTGACGCCGGTCTTGCAATTGACGCTTTCCGAGTACGAGGAGAAAGACGTTGAAATCGGCGTCACGCTGACCGATGACAGGCATCGAGTGATTGAAGCCAGAGGCATTCACGATTTGAGGGAAGGCGGTATCCGCGTTGATCCGGTCTTTATGACGCGACAGATCGGTGACGTCGTGCCGAACCCCTGGCAAGCACACGAATTCGCCCAGCAGGTCTTGAACCATTTCCGTAAGATAGGCGGCAAGCTGGATACTGAGCGGCTTATTGCCAATAACTTTGTTTTCCTGATCGAAGAACTGCGGAAGCAACTTGAAGCCGAGAAAGACCGACTGGCCGAGCGGGTTTTCTGTTCGATGCTGGAAAAGGACGAGCTTCGTTTCCTGATCATCGGCAACAACCTCGATTGGTCTTTCCCGAAATCTATTGCTATCAAGCCAACTTCAAAGCGTCTGACAAGGGAGAAGGGTGGGCAGCTTGAGTTCAGTCTTTACGAGGCGGTACCGGAGGATGACTTCAACGAGACCGAGAAAGCGGTTGCCTGGTATCTAGAGAACCAGCATCGGCTTTTCTTCTGGTTCCGAAATCGCGCAAGGCATGACTACTCGATCCAGGGATGGCGGGAGCACCGGATTTATCCAGACTTTATTTTCACGGCAACCGACAGGACCACTCACACGGATTACGAGCGCGTTTACGTGGTTGAAACCAAGGGTCTGCACCTGAAGGACAACGCCAAGACCAATTACATCCGCAAGGTGTTCGACATTTGCACCCGGCAGGCGAAGTCCCGGAACTGGAACGAACTCGGGCTTGAGATGAAAGACAAGGTGCTCCGCTTCGAGGTTCTGGACGAGGACGAATGGGAAGCCAAGCTGAACGAGGTATTGCTGGAATAG